The proteins below come from a single Miscanthus floridulus cultivar M001 chromosome 1, ASM1932011v1, whole genome shotgun sequence genomic window:
- the LOC136492266 gene encoding homeobox-leucine zipper protein ROC3 gives MFGDCQVLSSMAAMAGASSSADALFIPNPGALAGFMSSSAAAMPFHHFSTTAASLIPKEEGGIMGALQVAKDEDMDQLEMDMELSGGSGSAHLDGLLSFPDVDDDRPEQKPQHSSLELQTTVDAAGQQQQQQLATANGKKKRYHRHTAHQIQQMEVLFKECPHPDDKQRLKLSQELGLKPRQVKFWFQNRRTQMKAQQDRADNVLLRAENESLKSDNYRLQAAIRNVVCPNCGHAAVLGEMSYEEQQLRIENARLKDELDRLACIATRYGGGRQPSMSSSLGCLSAPPAVLMPPLDLGMNVYSRHFTDQSSVMGCGDLIQSVLGPPQQITGGAAEHHAPSSFMGAIGPVQEQDRQLVLDLAATAADTLAKMCRAGEPLWLRRRGASSEVMVADEHARMFSWPVDGGQQGSASTGATARTEGSRDSAVVIMNSITLVDAFVDANKWMELFPSIVSKARTIQVINHGARSGHMGSGSLLLMQAEVQFPSPLVPAREVVFFRYCVHNGDEGTWSVVDFPAEGFQLEALQTSSVVKCCRRPSGCIIQDMPNGYSSVVWVEHMEMVGEEKPLHQVFKDYVASGYAFGATRWVSLLQRQCERLASELARNIADLGVIRTPEARTNMMKLSQRMITTFSANISASGSQSWTALSETTEDTIRVTTRKNTDPGQPSGVILTAVSTSWLPFSHQQVFELLADEQQRCQLEILSNGGSLHEVAHIANGSHPRNCISLLRINAASNSSQNVELMLQETSTHPDGGSLVVFATVDVDAIQVTMSGEDPSYILLLPLGFAIFPATNPSPAATSTSSSNGESSPGNTDEPANGCLLTFGMQVLASAVPSAKLNLSSVTAINNHVCNTIHQITTALKGQGAGVSGFELVAAAGSD, from the exons ATGTTTGGGGACTGCCAGGTCCTGTCCTcgatggccgccatggccggggcCTCCTCGTCGGCGGACGCGCTCTTCATCCCCAACCCAGGCGCGCTCGCCGGATTcatgtcctcctccgccgccgccatgccATTCCACCAtttctccaccaccgccgcctcccTGATACCT AAGGAGGAGGGCGGCATCATGGGTGCGCTCCAGGTGGCCAAGGACGAGGACATGGATCAGTTGGAGATGGACATGGAGCTCAGCGGCGGCTCCGGGAGCGCCCACCTGGACGGCCTGCTCAGCTTCCCCGACGTGGACGACGACCGGCCGGAGCAGAAGCCGCAGCACAGCAGCCTCGAACTCCAGACGACGGTGGACGCCgccgggcagcagcagcagcagcagctggccaCCGCCAACGGCAAGAAGAAGCGGTACCACCGCCACACGGCACACCAGATCCAGCAGATGGAAGT GCTGTTCAAGGAGTGCCCGCACCCGGACGACAAGCAGCGGCTGAAGCTAAGCCAGGAGCTGGGGCTCAAACCCCGCCAGGTCAAGTTCTGGTTCCAGAACCGGCGAACCCAGATGAAGGCGCAGCAGGACCGCGCCGACAACGTGCTCCTCCGCGCCGAGAACGAGAGCCTCAAGAGCGACAACTACCGCCTGCAGGCCGCCATCCGCAACGTCGTCTGCCCCAACTGTGGCCACGCCGCCGTCCTCGGCGAGATGTCCTACGAGGAGCAGCAGCTCCGCATCGAGAACGCCAGGCTCAAGGACGAG CTCGACCGCTTGGCGTGCATCGCGACCCGGTACGGCGGTGGCCGACAGCCGAGCATGTCGTCCTCGCTGGGCTGCTTATCGGCGCCGCCGGCGGTGCTCATGCCGCCGCTCGACCTCGGCATGAATGTCTACTCTCGCCATTTCACCGACCAGTCTTCAGTCATGGGCTGCGGCGACCTCATCCAGTCCGTCCTCGGGCCGCCGCAGCAGATCACCGGCGGCGCAGCCGAGCACCACGCCCCGTCGTCGTTCATGGGCGCCATTGGGCCTGTCCAGGAGCAGGACAGGCAGCTGGTGCTCGACCTCGCCGCCACGGCGGCAGACACCCTCGCCAAGATGTGCCGCGCGGGCGAGCCGCTCTGGCTGCGGCGCCGCGGCGCGAGCTCCGAGGTCATGGTGGCCGATGAGCACGCCCGGATGTTCAGCTGGCCGGTCGACGGCGGGCAGCAGGGCAGTGCCTCCACCGGTGCCACGGCCAGGACTGAGGGATCAAGGGACAGCGCCGTGGTTATCATGAACAGCATCACACTGGTGGATGCCTTCGTGGATGCT AACAAGTGGATGGAGCTGTTCCCTTCGATCGTGTCCAAGGCAAGAACGATTCAGGTCATAAACCATGGAGCTCGTTCTGGTCACATGGGCAGTGGATCTCTCCTCTTG ATGCAAGCGGAGGTGCAGTTCCCGTCTCCTTTGGTGCCTGCGCGGGAGGTGGTCTTCTTCAGGTACTGCGTGCACAACGGCGATGAGGGGACCTGGTCCGTTGTCGACTTCCCGGCTGAGGGGTTCCAACTGGAAGCTCTGCAGACCTCATCTGTTGTCAAGTGCTGTAGGCGCCCCTCCGGTTGCATCATTCAGGACATGCCCAATGGCTACTCAAGT GTGGTGTGGGTGGAGCACATGGAGATGGTTGGAGAGGAGAAGCCACTGCACCAGGTGTTCAAGGACTACGTCGCCAGCGGCTATGCCTTTGGGGCCACGCGCTGGGTATCCCTGCTCCAGCGCCAATGCGAGCGCCTTGCCAGTGAGCTCGCCCGCAACATCGCCGACCTTGGAG TGATCCGCACACCAGAGGCGAGAACAAATATGATGAAGCTGTCACAACGGATGATCACTACTTTCTCTGCCAACATCAGTGCTTCTGGGAGCCAATCTTGGACGGCACTCTCAGAAACTACAGAGGACACAATTAGGGTCACTACTCGTAAGAACACGGATCCAGGCCAGCCCAGCGGTGTCATTCTAACTGCTGTCTCTacaagttggcttcctttcagCCATCAGCAGGTCTTTGAGCTTCTTGCCGATGAACAACAACGTTGCCAG CTTGAGATTTTGTCAAACGGGGGCTCACTTCACGAAGTGGCACACATTGCAAATGGATCACACCCAAGGAATTGCATTTCTCTTCTTCGAATTAAT GCTGCAAGCAACTCCTCCCAGAATGTGGAGCTCATGCTGCAGGAGACCAGCACCCACCCTGATGGCGGGAGCCTTGTGGTGTTTGCGACTGTGGATGTGGATGCCATCCAAGTGACAATGAGTGGCGAGGACCCTTCCTACATCCTTCTTCTCCCCCTGGGCTTTGCCATCTTCCCAGCCACCAACCCTTCGCCAGCAGCAACCAGCACAAGCTCCAGCAATGGCGAAAGCAGCCCAGGTAACACAGATGAGCCTGCCAATGGCTGCCTCCTCACCTTCGGCATGCAGGTGCTAGCTAGTGCGGTGCCCTCAGCTAAGCTGAATCTCTCCAGCGTCACTGCAATCAACAACCATGTCTGCAACACCATCCACCAGATTACAACCGCACTCAAAGGCCAAGGCGCTGGGGTGAGCGGGTTTGAACTGGTGGCTGCTGCTGGCTCCGACTAG